CACGCTCGACATCGGCATGTCCAATTCCTTTGGCTTTGGCGGCCACAACGCAGTCATTGTGTTGAAAAAAGTGTAACGGATAGAGTCTGTTTCCGTAGTCTCCGGTAGACTATGAAAGCAGGCTTTTTTCATTTCGGTAAAAAATGTGAAACGTTTTACAGTCCTAATTTCTCTAACAGGGGAGAAAAGGAGGGGAACAGATTGAACAAAAAGCTGGGTCTCGTTGCACGCGCCAAGACCGGTGATTCAGAGGCATTCCAAATGCTCATGCATCAGGAAAAAGCAAATCTGTACAAGATGGCTTTCGTGTACACGCGCAACGAAGAGGATGCGCTGGAGGTTTTTCAGGAAACAGTCTATAAGGCCTTGATATCCATTTCAACCGTAAAGGACGATCAATATTTTACGACATGGCTGACGCGAATTTTGATCAACACGGCGATTGCCTATTTGGCTAAAAAGCGAAAGGTCATTTCGCTAAGTAAAGACATGATCGAAAATATGCGAGATACAGAAGGTGTAAGGCTGGAAGAACGAATAGACCTTTTGGAAGCAATGGAAGAGCTCGAAGAAAAGTATGTAACGGTTCTCTTGCTACGATTTTATAAGGACTATTCTGTAAAGCAAATCGCAGCCTTGCTAGATTGCCCGGAAGGCACCGTGAAAACGAACATACACAGAGGGCTAACTCTATTAAGGAAGAAGCTGAAAGGGGAGTATTTCAATGAGAGAAAAAATTCATGCCTATAAAGAGCAAGTAGATCGCATTCCGGTCCCTACAGAGAAGCTGGACGACATTATCACCAAAACGGTTCGAGAAGCATCCCCACAAAGAAAACGCCTAAACAAAAGGAAGCTGGTGTATAGCACAGGGGCTGCGGTCGTTGCAGTAGGTATTTTGTTTAGCTCAGCGACTGTCTCACCCGCGATGGCGAACCTGGTCTCCAAGGTGCCTCTGATCGGATCGATATTCGCGACTTACGGTGACAGCGGATTGAAGCAAGCGAGTGAAAAAGGCTTAACGACTGTCATCGGCGAGTCGCAGGTAGTGGGTGGAAACGCGATTACTGTCAATGAAGTCTACTATGATGGGACACGCTTTAC
The window above is part of the Brevibacillus antibioticus genome. Proteins encoded here:
- a CDS encoding sigma-70 family RNA polymerase sigma factor, encoding MNKKLGLVARAKTGDSEAFQMLMHQEKANLYKMAFVYTRNEEDALEVFQETVYKALISISTVKDDQYFTTWLTRILINTAIAYLAKKRKVISLSKDMIENMRDTEGVRLEERIDLLEAMEELEEKYVTVLLLRFYKDYSVKQIAALLDCPEGTVKTNIHRGLTLLRKKLKGEYFNERKNSCL